A window of Ipomoea triloba cultivar NCNSP0323 chromosome 2, ASM357664v1 contains these coding sequences:
- the LOC116010940 gene encoding zinc finger BED domain-containing protein RICESLEEPER 2-like produces MSYASYNTVDQYSSPSVGSSDLPIDMAEGNEANVDLIGLECDAGKDVTKEVEEVEGDCEPYKKKKQRKKSSIIWQEMTLVKLENGEERVQCNHCNYKLKKQKDGTTTQYKRHLDCCIKRKINLSGQRNICVLPSTQKSESVNGVQSWKYDQARIREVISHMIMVHELPFSFVEYDLFNIVMQTASPYYERISRTTTTKDCWSTYEIEKKRVQGLLKLVDKISITTDIWTSNQNIQYMVITAHFVDLDSKLQKRVLNFVEVLPPHTGTCVCDAIYKCLQEWSIEEKVWTITVDNASYNDSAVRLLHDSLSFHTNLPLDGKLFHIRCCAHILNILVQDGLSEIKSIIENVRDSVKYISASPQRLHSFNEICKQLQVPSKKLILDCCTRWNATFVMLSCALDFKQVFPRYQLRDPNYNCLPSDDDWQRVEEICSLLVHFNEVTQIISGSEYPTSNLFLPKLYNIKEILCQKSVSVEPWMKNMAQRMQQKVDKYWGSSNLLLSIAAVLDPRNKVTFIEFSFPVIYSEYEATRQIAIVHDSLYELYKIYLDKYAATSKENDFQAMDTSENCVATTTWKGKGLVVETGRSKFEKFVRNVETVQNVKRFYQI; encoded by the exons ATGTCTTATGCAAGTTACAACACAGTTGATCAATATTCAAGTCCAAGTGTTGGTTCTTCAGACTTACCAATAGATATGGCAGAAGGAAATGAAGCAAATGTAGACCTAATTGGGTTAGAATGTGATGCTGGAAAGGATGTTACTAAGGAAGTTGAAGAAGTGGAAGGGGACTGTGaaccatataaaaaaaaaaagcaaaggaAAAAATCTTCAATTATTTGGCAGGAAATGACATTGGTCAAACTTGAGAATGGTGAGGAAAGAGTGCAATGCAATCACTGCAACTACAAATTGAAAAAGCAAAAGGATGGGACAACCACACAATACAAAAGACATTTAGATTGTTGCATAAAACGCAAGATAAATCTATCTGGGCAAAGGAACATTTGTGTACTTCCATCAACACAAAAATCAGAAAGTGTTAATGGTGTTCAAAGTTGGAAGTATGATCAAGCGAGGATAAGGGAAGTTATATCTCACATGATCATGGTTCATGAATTGCCATTTTCCTTTGTTGAGTATGACCTCTTCAACATAGTCATGCAAACTGCAAGTCCATATTATGAGCGAATTAGTCGAACAACAACCACAAAAGATTGTTGGTCAACTTATGAGATAGAGAAGAAACGAGTACAAGGATTGTTGAAATTAGTTGACAAAATTAGCATCACAACTGACATATGGACATCAAACCAGAACATCCAATACATGGTGATAACTGCTCATTTTGTAGACTTGGATAGTAAGTTGCAGAAAAGAGTTTTGAACTTTGTTGAAGTTCTTCCTCCACATACTGGTACATGTGTTTGTGATGCAATATACAAATGCTTGCAAGAATGGAGTATTGAAGAGAAAGTGTGGACAATCACGGTGGATAATGCCTCATATAATGATTCAGCTGTGAGGTTGTTACATGACTCTCTTTCTTTCCATACAAATTTGCCACTTGATGGTAAGTTATTTCATATTCGTTGTTGTGCACACATATTGAACATTCTTGTGCAAGATGGTCTTTCTGAGATTAAGTCTATCATTGAAAATGTGAGAGATAGTGTCAAGTACATTAGTGCCTCACCTCAACGATTGCATAGTTTTAATGAGATTTGCAAACAGCTTCAAGTGCCTAGCAAGAAGTTGATTTTAGATTGCTGCACTAGGTGGAATGCAACATTTGTTATGTTGTCCTGTGCTTTGGATTTTAAGCAAGTATTCCCCCGATATCAACTTCGAGATCCGAATTATAATTGCTTGCCTTCTGATGATGATTGGCAAAGAGTTGAGGAGATATGCTCTTTATTGGTGCATTTCAATGAAGTTACACAAATTATCTCAG gtTCTGAATATCCAACATCAAATTTGTTCCTTCCTAAACTATATAACATCAAAGAAATCTTATGTCAAAAGTCTGTAAGTGTAGAACCTTGGATGAAAAACATGGCCCAAAGAATGCAGCAGAAGGTTGACAAATATTGGGGTAGTAGCAATCTATTGCTTTCTATTGCTGCTGTTTTAGATCCTAGgaataaagtgacatttattgaattttcttttccaGTCATTTATTCTGAGTATGAAGCTACTAGACAAATTGCTATTGTTCATGATTCTTTGTATGAGTTATACAAGATATATTTGGATAAATATGCAGCAACTtcaaaggaaaatgattttcaggcAATGGATACTTCTGAaaattgtgttgctactactaCATGGAAAGGGAAGGGGCTAGTTGTTGAAACAGGGAGATCAAAGTTTGAGAAGTTTGTGAGGAATGTTGAAACTGTCCAAAATGTGAA GAGATTCTACCAAATTTAA